The DNA region CGATTTCCTGTTGTTGAAAGTTGTAAATTTTAACCGACGCATTGGCTTCCGGATTGGTGGTTAAAATATCGGTAACTGCAAAATAGTAGGAGTTGTTGGTACTTTTTTTGGCAATCACACCCAAGTTTGAACCTAACAGATTTTGAGATACGATGCGGTTTTCGTTGTAATACGCTTCGTGACAAGGGTTATCGCGTTCACGCCAATTATAAGTGTGGTTTCGGTATCTGTACGTGAGGTTGTCCCAATATTCTTCTTCCTTTAATTCTTCATCTTCGGTGAAAGTTTCGTTGTAATCGCCTTCGTAATAATAGTCTTCTTCGTAGTAATAATCGTCGTATTCATCATCTTCTGCATTGGTGACAGAGGTTTTTGCAGAACAATCATACAACGAATAATTTTTGTTGAAACTCAATTCCACTCGATACATTGCGCCAGCATCAGCCTTAAAATAATGGGATAAATCGATGCTGTAGGCTTTCCATTTTCCGGTGTTTTCGGCTACAGTTTGTAGTTGAATGGTTTGTTTGGCAATGCGACGACCAACTTTTTTAATGTTGTATTCGTTGTTACTGTTGAGGTTGTTATCTTGAAGAAATTGTAGAATATTGTCTTCAAAAATTTTGATGATGCGTACATCAACAGCACTTAAATTTACCGCTTCAAAATTGAATTTTAATTCTTGTGAATTTGGTAAAATGGTACCATTGCTGATTAATCGAACTTGTGGTTTTAATTCTTCAAAAGCAATGCTTTCAGAAAATGGTTTTTTGAGTTTAAAGCCTTCATCGTTGGAAATGCCTTGAAACACATCAACCAGAATATTACCAACCAGTTTGCTGTCTGGATACACTTTTAGCACGTTGCCATCAACAACATATTTTGGGTTTTTTACATTTTGAATAATGACCAATCCGTCTAAATTTTGCTGTTTTTTTAATGGATCGGAAAAGTTGATGGAAAGGTGCTGTTCAGGCGATTGAATAACATCTACATCAATAATAGTGAAGTTGTTAATACCAGGAATAACCACTTTGCTTTCGCCTGAATTATCTGCTTTTATGGCTTTTCCGTTCCATTTCACGAGAATTTCGCTGTCCTCAATTTTTCGGTTGATGCTATCAATTCTAAATTCAAAAACTTTTGAACGCGTGTTGTTTTCATTAAAAACAATGGACAGATTTTTTCCGTCTTGAGAGGCTTCAACTAATTTTTTGGCATCTTCTAAATTAATCACATCTGCCGAACGTAAAATAGACTCTAAATACTGCCAATTTTTGCTGTAGGATTGTAGGTTATTGGTAACGATACTGAAATTTGGCGTGATAGTTTTAAACTGAAAGGTGTAATCTTCAAACCCTTTCGGAATGTTGTCGTAAATCTTGTTCAGCTTTACTGAAACAGTGTATTCTGTTGCAGGTTCTAGAGGTTCATCTGGAGTAAAAATTAATGTGTGCTTGTTAGCTACTGTTAGTTTTCCTTCAGAATGTGGTGAGATAGACACTATTTTATCGGTAATTTCTTGTCCCATTTCCCAACCCTCAACATCGTTTGCCAAATTAATTTGAATGGGCTCAACTACCGAAACCAAACCTGATGAGGTGTAACTTATATAGTCTCTAAATTTAAAAAGGTTGTCGGTTTCTACTGCTTTCTTTTTGCAGGATGCGACTAGCGTAAGCACAGTTACGATAGCCAAAAATTTTCTTAATGGCATGGGTTGACGAATTAAATTCAAAATGAGCCTCAAGGAAGCGTGCGATGTTTCTTGTTAATAAAGCTACGATTAAATTTTGGCCCTCGGCTTTTTTCAGGTTGTTAAATTGTTCTTAAATTATACCATTTGTTATTAGTTTTTAAACATCCCTACATAAAGTTCGCCGTTATCGTTCATGGTTGCCCTAAACATGCCGGGTGTGTTGAACTCCATAACCATATTGCCGTTTTTGTCAATGGCAATTATGCCGCCAACACCTTGCCCATCGTCGATATTTGGCAGTTTGTTTTGAACGACTTCCTTTGCGGCTTCTTTTAAGGTCAAGTTTTTGTATGCCATCAGTGCCGAAATATCGTAAGCCACCATCCCTCGGATAAAATATTCGCCCCAACCCGTGCTGGACACCGCGCAGGTATTGTTGTTGGCATATGTGCCCGCCCCGATTATGGGCGAATCGCCTATGCGTCCCCAGCGTTTGTTGGTCATGCCTCCGGTTGAAGTTCCGGCGGCCAAATTGCCGTTTTTGTCGAGTGCTACACAGCCCACGGTTCCTAATTTTGAAGCTTTTAATTCGTCATCATAAAAAAGTGAAACATCGTTTTTGGTTTTAACGCGTTCCAACGATTTTAGTTTACTTTCGGTGGAAAAATAGCTGGGGTCAACCAGTTCCAAACCTTGTTCTTCGGCAAAAGTTTCGGCGCCTTTGCCCGAAAGCATCACGTGTGGCGATTTTTCCATTACGGCACGTGCTAAATTGATTGGGTTTTTTACGGTTGATGTTCCTGCCGAAGCCCCAGCATTCAAGGTTTTGCCGTCCATAATTGAGGCGTCGTGCTCGTTTGTCCCTTCAAAGGTAAAAACCGCGCCTCGGCCTGCATTAAAGAGTGGTGAATCTTCCAAAATATTGATGGTTTTTTCAACGGCATCGAGACTTGTGCCTCCGTTTTTTAGAATCGTGTGGCCTGTTTTAATGGCTTCTTCCAAAACTTTTCGGTATTCGGTTTCTTTTTCTTCGGACATGCTTTCTCTTAAAATAGTGCCCGCACCACCATGAATGACGATGGAAAAAGATGGTTTTTCGAAGGCTTCCGAAGTCGGTTCGGTTTCCGCTTGTTTTTTGCAGGACAAGGCAATCAATAAAAATGAAATCAAAAAAATGCTAGGTTTCATAAAGGAAAGTTTTAAAGGTGATAAAGTTAGTGATTTCAATTTTGTTGAAATTCAGCAAAACCGACTTTTAATTGTTATATTCGCAAATAAATCAAATAATAATAAAAAATCAATAATAAATGAAAACGGTCGCCGCTCACTTTGGAATATCCGAAGCACTTAGAACATTGGGAATTAAGGAAACAAATGAAGGGACTTCAACGGGATGTGATAGTTTTTCTTCGTCAGGAAACGTCCTTGAAAGTATGTCGCCTGTTGACGGGAAACTCATCGGCAGGGTAAAAACAACCACCAAGGAAGATTATGAAAAAGTGATGCAAGCGGCTACTTCGGCATTTAAAACTTGGAGAATGGTGCCAGCGCCGCAACGCGGTGAAATGGTGCGGCAATTTGGCGATAAACTTCGCGAAAAAAAGGAAGCGCTGGGGAAATTGGTATCGTACGAAATGGGCAAAAGCTACCAAGAAGGCTTGGGCGAAGTTCAGGAAATGATTGATATCTGCGATTTTGCTGTCGGCTTGTCGCGCCAGCTTCATGGCTTGACGATGCATTCCGAAAGACCAGGGCACCGTATGTACGAACAATACCATCCGTTGGGTGTGGTTGGGGTTATTTCGGCCTTTAATTTTCCGGTGGCCGTTTGGAGTTGGAATACGGCCTTGGCATGGGTGTGTGGCGATGTTTGTGTTTGGAAACCCAGTGAAAAAACACCGCTCTGTGGCATAGCTTGCCAAAATATTATTGCAGAAGTGCTTAAAGAAAGTAATCTTCCGGAAGGTATTTCCTGTTTAATCAATGGCGATTACAAAGTGGGTGAATTTATGACGAAAGATACTCGAATACCTTTAATATCTGCAACAGGTTCCACTCGAATGGGAAAAATCGTGGCGCAGGAAGTCGCTGGTAGATTGGGTAAAAGTCTATTGGAATTGGGCGGAAATAACGCCATTATTGTAACGCCCGATGCCGATATAAAAATGACGGTTATTGGTGCTGTTTTTGGGGCGGTTGGCACTGCAGGACAACGCTGCACGTCAACCCGACGATTGATTATCCACGACAGTATTTATGATAAAGTGAAAAACGCTGTGGTTGATGCTTACAAGCAATTGCGCATTGGAAATCCGTTGGATGAAAACAATCATGTTGGCCCGTTAATTGATACCGATGCTGTAAAAATGTATCAGCAAGCATTAGAAAAAGTAGTGGAAGAAGGTGGAAAAATTATTGTTGAAGGCGGTGTGCTTTCCGGTGAAGGCTATGAAAGTGGATGCTATGTAAAACCGGCGATTGCTGAAGCTGAACCTCAATTTAAAATTGTTCAGCATGAAACTTTTGCACCTATTTTATATCTGCTGAAATATTCGGGCGATGTTGAAAATGCTATTGAAATTCAAAACAATGTTGCACAAGGATTATCATCGGCCATCATGACCAATAATTTGCGTGAAGCCGAGCGTTTTCTGTCGCATGCGGGAAGCGATTGCGGCATTGCCAACGTAAACATCGGCACTTCTGGAGCCGAAATAGGTGGTGCTTTTGGTGGCGAAAAAGAAACGGGAGGTGGTCGCGAAAGTGGTAGCGACGCTTGGAAAGTTTATATGCGCCGCCAAACCAATACTATTAATTATACTACCGAATTGCCTTTGGCGCAAGGGATAAAGTTTGGTTTGTAATGCGCTAATTTTTAGTTCGTTTAAACCATTTTAATATCTTCTAGTCTAAATAGTTGTAAAATTGGTTGTTGGTTTTATAAAATGTTTAGCCTATGGAAACTTCTTATATTCAGCATTTATATCGTCGTGCGGGTTTCGGTATTTTACCCGAAACATTAAAAGAATTGTCTAAAAATTCCAAGGCGGAAATTGTAGGGAATCTTTTAAGCGAATCCAAAAACGTAACACCGCTTGAGGTTGATATTTCGGAACTCAAAACCGCTTTTTCAAGCATGATGATGGAAGGGCGACCCGATAAGGATACGCGCCAAAAACTTCAAAAAATAAGTCGGCAAAAGCAAGTGGATTTAAATGTGGCTTGGGTAGATCGGCTTAAGCAGCCATCTGAGCTTTTACGAGAAAAAATGACGCTGTTTTGGACCAATCATTTTGTGTGCGAAGATAACAGTGTCGTGTACATTCAAAAATTTAACAATACACTTCGGAAGCACGCGCTTGGTGATTTCGGAGATTTTGTAAAAGCCATTTCAAAGGAAGCGGCCATGACCAAATACTTAAATACTAAGCAAAACAAAAAGCAGAGGCCAAACGAAAATTTTGCCCGCGAACTTATGGAGTTATTTACGCTTGGTGTAGGACATTATTCTGAAAACGATATTAAAGAAAGTGCCCGAGCTTTTACAGGCTACGGACATAATTTTGCAGGCGATTTTGCTTTTAGAAAACGGCAGCACGACGAAGGTGTTAAAACCTTTTTAGGTGAAACAGGGCGTTTTACGGGCGATGATGTTATCGATATTATTTTAAAGCAAAAACAGTGTGCCAAGTATGTTTGCCGAAAAATATACCGCTATTTTGTAAACGATGTAATCGATGAAAACCATGTTGCTGAAATGGCTGATGTGTTCTACAAAGATTACAATATTGAGAACCTAATGCGCCATGTTTTTATGGCCGATTGGTTTTATGATGAGGTCAATATTGGTACTAAAATTAAGTCGCCCATCGAATTTTTAGTAGGGTTGAGCAACTTGGTTCCCATCGAATTTAACAACG from Tamlana crocina includes:
- a CDS encoding isoaspartyl peptidase/L-asparaginase; translation: MKPSIFLISFLLIALSCKKQAETEPTSEAFEKPSFSIVIHGGAGTILRESMSEEKETEYRKVLEEAIKTGHTILKNGGTSLDAVEKTINILEDSPLFNAGRGAVFTFEGTNEHDASIMDGKTLNAGASAGTSTVKNPINLARAVMEKSPHVMLSGKGAETFAEEQGLELVDPSYFSTESKLKSLERVKTKNDVSLFYDDELKASKLGTVGCVALDKNGNLAAGTSTGGMTNKRWGRIGDSPIIGAGTYANNNTCAVSSTGWGEYFIRGMVAYDISALMAYKNLTLKEAAKEVVQNKLPNIDDGQGVGGIIAIDKNGNMVMEFNTPGMFRATMNDNGELYVGMFKN
- a CDS encoding aldehyde dehydrogenase family protein; protein product: MKTVAAHFGISEALRTLGIKETNEGTSTGCDSFSSSGNVLESMSPVDGKLIGRVKTTTKEDYEKVMQAATSAFKTWRMVPAPQRGEMVRQFGDKLREKKEALGKLVSYEMGKSYQEGLGEVQEMIDICDFAVGLSRQLHGLTMHSERPGHRMYEQYHPLGVVGVISAFNFPVAVWSWNTALAWVCGDVCVWKPSEKTPLCGIACQNIIAEVLKESNLPEGISCLINGDYKVGEFMTKDTRIPLISATGSTRMGKIVAQEVAGRLGKSLLELGGNNAIIVTPDADIKMTVIGAVFGAVGTAGQRCTSTRRLIIHDSIYDKVKNAVVDAYKQLRIGNPLDENNHVGPLIDTDAVKMYQQALEKVVEEGGKIIVEGGVLSGEGYESGCYVKPAIAEAEPQFKIVQHETFAPILYLLKYSGDVENAIEIQNNVAQGLSSAIMTNNLREAERFLSHAGSDCGIANVNIGTSGAEIGGAFGGEKETGGGRESGSDAWKVYMRRQTNTINYTTELPLAQGIKFGL
- a CDS encoding DUF1800 domain-containing protein; translated protein: METSYIQHLYRRAGFGILPETLKELSKNSKAEIVGNLLSESKNVTPLEVDISELKTAFSSMMMEGRPDKDTRQKLQKISRQKQVDLNVAWVDRLKQPSELLREKMTLFWTNHFVCEDNSVVYIQKFNNTLRKHALGDFGDFVKAISKEAAMTKYLNTKQNKKQRPNENFARELMELFTLGVGHYSENDIKESARAFTGYGHNFAGDFAFRKRQHDEGVKTFLGETGRFTGDDVIDIILKQKQCAKYVCRKIYRYFVNDVIDENHVAEMADVFYKDYNIENLMRHVFMADWFYDEVNIGTKIKSPIEFLVGLSNLVPIEFNNDKQLLYLQKLLGQFLLRPPNVAGWKGGKNWIDSNTIVLRLKLPSLLLNGAYISKTKSGREDQRMEMKKEAFKNAFRRIKAESDWEYFNTNFKNVKIEDLEQHILACKVNPAAKQYLNGLEKVSKQEYCVQLMSLPEYQMC